Genomic window (Deinococcus yavapaiensis KR-236):
CGCGGCGTGATCCTCTGGCGTCAACAAGGTCGGCCAGCCGCCGTGAAGCACGCGCGCTCTGCCGGTGCCCACGAAACGCTCGAAGGCGCGGTTCACGAAAGCGAGCTCGCCGCGCTCGTCCGCGCCCCAAGCGAGTCCCGGCAACGCGTCGAGAAGTTGTAAGGGCAGAGTGGCCGGACCCTGCTCGGAGCGCATAAGCAAAGTTTAAAGAGGCTTTTTTCAGGGAAGCACGAAGGCTTTCTTAGCGTTTCCTTGGTTCTGCGCTCACCACGGGGCGACGAGGCTCGCTTCGAAGCATCACTCGGACCACGATTGAAGCGCGCGTTTTTGATAAGATGGCCAACTTGTGAAGCACCTTCTCGCCCCTCCGTTTCCGCGCGCCCTCGGCTTCTCCATGCCGTCCGAGTGGGCGCCTCACGCCGCTACGTGGACGAGCTGGCCGTTCGACGACGAGCTGTGGGTGGGCCACCTCGACGGTGTGCGCGCGGAGTTCGCCGATCTCGTGAAGACCATCGCGCGCTTCGAACCCGTCCACCTGCTCGTGCGCGATGAGGAAGCCGAGGCGGACGCCCGTTCACGCCTCGGAACCGCGAACGTGACGTACCACCGCGTCGCGCTCGACGACGTGTGGTTTCGCGACAACGGCCCGCTGTTCGTCGTGCGAGGCGCGCCCGAGGGCGATCAAGTCAGCTTCGTGAACTTCGAGTTCAACTCGTGGGGCCGCAAGTTCGAGTGGGAGAACGACACGAAAGCGCCCGAGACGGTCGCGGCGTTCCTCGGCGCGGCGCACTGGGATTCGAGCGTCGTGATGGAAGGCGGAAGCTTGGAGCTCAACGGCGCGGGCGTCGCCCTCACGACACGTCAATGCCTTCTGAGCGAGGAGCGCAATCCGCACTTGGGCGAAGAGGACCTCGAAGCGCTGCTGCGCGACTTTCTCGGCATCGAAAAGCTGCTGTGGCTCGACGCGGGCCTCGAAGGCGACCACACGGACGGCCACATCGACACGATCACGCGCTTCGTGAACGAGCGGACGATCGTCACCGTGATCGAAGAAGATCAAGACGACCCGAACTTCGCGACGATGCGCGCGAATCTCGAGCGTCTCAAAACGTTCACCGACGCGCGAGGTCGCCCGTTCGACATCGTGGAGCTTCCCTTGCCGCGAACGTACATGGAGCTCGAAGGCAAGCGCTTGCCGCCCACCTACGCGAACTTCTACGTCGGCAACGGCTTCGTCGTCGTCCCGATTTACGGAGATCCGAACGACGACCGCGCCTTGGAGATCCTGCGAGGCGTCTTTGCGGACCGTGAAGTCATCGGCCTCATGTCACGAGAACTCATCACCGGCGGCGGCAGCTTTCACTGCGTCACGCAGCAGCAACCCGTCGGCGCCGTTTGGAAGGGAGACGACCTTGACTAACCGCACCGTGAAACTCGCCGTCGTGCAGATGAGCATGACGGACGTGCTGCAAGAAAACGTCGCCAAGGCCGAGCGTTTCGTGCGCGAAGCCGCCGCGGAGGGCGCGAACGTCATCCTCGTGCCCGAGCTCTTCGAAAACCTCTACTTTTGTCAGGCGGAACGCGAGGAGTTCTTCTCGCTCGCGCACGAAGTCGACGGGCATCCGTTCCTGGGCCGATTCCAAGACCTCGCGCGCGAACTCGGCGTCGTCTTGCCGATCTCGTTTTTCGAGCGCAGCGGACACGCGCACTACAACTCGCTCGCCATGATCGACGCGGACGGGGATCTCATGGGGGTGTACCGTAAAAGCCACATTCCCGACGGCCCCGGCTACGAAGAGAAGTACTACTTCAATCCCGGCGACACGGGCTTCAAAGTCTGGAAGACGCGCTACGGCACCATCGGCGTCGGCATCTGCTGGGATCAGTGGTATCCGGAGACGGCGCGCGCCATGGCCTTGTTGGGCGCCGAGATCCTGCTGTACCCGACCGCCATCGGCTCGGAACCCGAGGAAGCGGGCGGAATCGACACGAAGGACATGTGGCAGCGCGCCATGATCGGGCACGCCGTCAGCAACGTCGTGTACCTCGCCGCCGCGAACCGGATCGGCAGCGAGCGGGTGCAGCACGGCGACGGCAAGGTGACCGAGCAGGCCTTCTACGGCCACTCGTTCATTGCAGACTTCACCGGCACGAAGCAGCGCGAGTTCGGCAAGACCGAGCAAGGCGTGCTGACGCTCGACCTCGACCTCGACAAAGCCCGCACGTTCCGCGCCGGAATGGGTTTCTTCCGTGACCGTCGCCCCGAACTGTACGCGCCGCTTCTAACGCTCGACGGCAAGACGAAGCGCGCGTAGCACACGACGCCGACGCCCGCTCTTCTCACCGAGAGCGGGCGTCGTTCGCGTTCAACCTTGCCAGTCGGCTCGTTGCGACGTCGATCGTTTCCCGTCGATGTCGGCGAAGCCGTACGCTTCGCCGAGCTCGGCGGCGACGAGGACTTGCCCGGTCTTCTCGAACACGCGCGGATCGCTCGCAAGGGCGGCGACAGCCCGCCCGATGAACTGCGGAGACTCCGAGTTGGTGAAGTCGAAGGCGCCTTCCGGCGCAAGCAGCACTCCTTCGGTTCGCACGAGTCCCGGATACAAGGCCACGCTCGTCACGCCGTGAGGCCGAAGGTGGTTGGCCATCGCCGACGCCATGCGGTCCGACAAGCTCTTGGCGAGAAAGTACGGGATGTTCTCGGTGTCCTTGTGACGCATCGCCGCGAAGAACGAGATGCCGACGATCAATCCTTTCGCTTCCACGAGCAGAGGCGCGGCGAGTTGGCTCGTGACGTAGTGGGCGCGGACGCCCGACGTGAACATGTCATCCCACACGCTGGTCGGTTGCTCCCAAAAAGGCGCGCTCCACTTCTCGCCCCGCTCGTCCCAAAGGTGCAATCCCTCGTATCCTCCCCACACGTTGTTCACGAGGACGTCCAGACGGCCGTGCTCCTCGCGAACGCGGTCGACGACGGCCTTCGTCTGGGCGTCGTTCGTGTGATCGCATTGCACGGCGACGCCGTGACCTCCGAGGGCCGTGACGTCGCGCGCCGTTTCCTGCAGACTTCCACCGAGGAAGGGCATG
Coding sequences:
- a CDS encoding SDR family NAD(P)-dependent oxidoreductase, translating into MTTSLKGKVALVTGASRGIGRGVALGLGEAGATVYVTGRTLDGRSTRMPFLGGSLQETARDVTALGGHGVAVQCDHTNDAQTKAVVDRVREEHGRLDVLVNNVWGGYEGLHLWDERGEKWSAPFWEQPTSVWDDMFTSGVRAHYVTSQLAAPLLVEAKGLIVGISFFAAMRHKDTENIPYFLAKSLSDRMASAMANHLRPHGVTSVALYPGLVRTEGVLLAPEGAFDFTNSESPQFIGRAVAALASDPRVFEKTGQVLVAAELGEAYGFADIDGKRSTSQRADWQG
- a CDS encoding agmatine deiminase family protein is translated as MKHLLAPPFPRALGFSMPSEWAPHAATWTSWPFDDELWVGHLDGVRAEFADLVKTIARFEPVHLLVRDEEAEADARSRLGTANVTYHRVALDDVWFRDNGPLFVVRGAPEGDQVSFVNFEFNSWGRKFEWENDTKAPETVAAFLGAAHWDSSVVMEGGSLELNGAGVALTTRQCLLSEERNPHLGEEDLEALLRDFLGIEKLLWLDAGLEGDHTDGHIDTITRFVNERTIVTVIEEDQDDPNFATMRANLERLKTFTDARGRPFDIVELPLPRTYMELEGKRLPPTYANFYVGNGFVVVPIYGDPNDDRALEILRGVFADREVIGLMSRELITGGGSFHCVTQQQPVGAVWKGDDLD
- the aguB gene encoding N-carbamoylputrescine amidase; this translates as MTNRTVKLAVVQMSMTDVLQENVAKAERFVREAAAEGANVILVPELFENLYFCQAEREEFFSLAHEVDGHPFLGRFQDLARELGVVLPISFFERSGHAHYNSLAMIDADGDLMGVYRKSHIPDGPGYEEKYYFNPGDTGFKVWKTRYGTIGVGICWDQWYPETARAMALLGAEILLYPTAIGSEPEEAGGIDTKDMWQRAMIGHAVSNVVYLAAANRIGSERVQHGDGKVTEQAFYGHSFIADFTGTKQREFGKTEQGVLTLDLDLDKARTFRAGMGFFRDRRPELYAPLLTLDGKTKRA